GAAATGAAAGATAAACACATTTTCCACCATgtcttaattataaatttaaaccaGTGTGTGGTTAACTGACCAGCCTTTAGGGTTGTGCTGATAGATGATAGTCAAAGATATTGCCTGTTGCTGATGATAACAAGACAATTATTATAAGTGGCAACTCCTAACCACTTGAGAGACCTCTCGAGCTGTCTTAAATAACTGGTAGAAGGAGAAAAGTAGGAGAAAATTACATGAATTCTCAGCACTTAAGAGTAGCTTGATAAATATGGGCCCAGATATCTTATGTATCTTGTCTTTTAAAATGGCAGCTTTGAAAAGCTTTTTCACTTATCGCACCATTTGCAATCAATTTTTAGCTATTATAGCCTCTGCATatgtaatattttccattttgagTTAGCAAGTATGATCACTTCTCTATGCAGTCTAACTACAAACTATCTACGATCTCCATCGGGgtcaaaaacaaactgcatcatTACAGTACTTAGAGCTACTGGGTCAAAGAAATTTAGTGAGAAATGACAGTAAATTACTGTACTGTAAATTACTGCAACTGCTTATATAACCCCTTATACGAGCACTTAATATCATCAGAATGGTCTTTTAGTTGGTGACAAAATGCTGTAATTTCCTATTTCCTCCATAAGAGGGCTGTAATAAACCTTATGTCATGATGGATAGGTACACTGTGTTACTCACTAAGGCCTCTGTAGTGCGACAGCTGCTGGTAAACTTGCTTCATTCGTTCGATGTTGAGTCGGCTGCTCTCAGCATGGTTGATCATAGGTTTAGGATAGTCCACACCCACAATGCAGTTGGCCGCTTTCTGCACTGATTCTGGAGCGTTCCACGGCTCGTAGATGTAGCGGTTAGGATAGTCTTTTAACTTCGGAATGTACCTCCTGTAAGTGAGAATATAAGAGTTTTATAACAgatgcaaatgattgcaaaataattttttttttaaaataataattacatgcatttttttagaaattactATATTAGTATTAAAGGCATTTTatcatttcttaatatttgttATGGCATTTTGTGTGCACCACAACTTGATGCAGCTTGTTATTTTCCAAGGTTTTCTTCTGATATTCCTAATTTAGAAGTCTCCACAATGTCACAGTAGCTCTTTTGAATATGCACAGTGGAAAGGCCTGAACCTGTGGTGGTTAAACTCAAAATATATAACACCACAGCCAGTGATGTAAGACATGCTTAGGTGTGGTTCAGGCCTGGTTTGTGTACCTGATGTAGTCTCCGGTGGGATCTGTCCTGCGGCCAAAGCCCACGGGACAGTAACAGTGGAAGAACTGCTGGAAAAATGCACTGCAGGACAGCCACATCCAGCTGCCCGCATTCACGCTCCAATCCGCATCCAATAACAACTCCTCAAAcacctgagagaaagagagacagattaAGAGaggaaaaaggaataaaaaagggaaagaagGTGAAGTTGTGCCATCTTAATTACTTTCATTCCACTTTCCCAGCTGATCCACAGGTCTCCACGAGTGAGGAAACAGGCTACGGCATGTCTGGCCAGGTGGTGGATCCAGCCTTCCTGTCTTAGCTGGGTCATGATGGCATCGATCCAAGGGAACCCTGTCCGACCTTCTGCCCATTTAGCCAGCGCCTCAGGATTGTGATCCCAGGGGATCTGCACGCAGATGGGGTTTCCCTCCATATGGTCAAAGTTGGGGTTGTTGGTGCCTGCTGTGTAGAAAAACTCTCGCCACAGCAGCTGGCCGAAGAGCGAGAGGGGTGGACTGGAGCGTCTCCGCAGCTGGACAAGTGCAAGAGGTCACGAAAACTATcacaaaatattctttttttactATGCTGTGGCAGTTCTACACCATgtcttttataaaaatacatccaTATTCCAGAAATTAATTCTCATATTACTGCCACATTTTCATTATCTTCTACAAAACTAACTTATGAACTATCTACCTATCATACTTTTTTATGAGTACTGAAGTTCCCATGTATTATTTTGCATCATTATCTGGACcaacttattcattttaattagttttgtaaatatattcatattaagaTACTTGACTACTTTCAAGCATTTCAGCATCAACCTTTAGATCAAAAGGACTTTTAAGATCATAAGAAAAATACAATCAGTCAAGTGTGTCCAGAACTTTAgctagtagtgtatatttatcactttttttGTGGTGTCCCCCAAGGTTCTATTGTAGGACCCTCTATTATTCAACATAAATGCATCTACTGGcaagtgtaaatatttaatttgaacatCAACTTCATGATTTCTATACTGGCTACCCTTAAATATTAAACTTCCACTTCTCTAAATTACAAACGATGCCATAAAATAAGAATGACTTACCTTCATATAAAGTTCCCGCAAATTGTAGTAAAAGACGCGACATGACAGACAGCCGAATCGTAGGTAAGGACTAAGTCCAGTTGGGCTTGCGAACAGTGATTGAGCCGTTATTCTAGGCCTCTCGAAATTTGCTACCCAGGCCTGCATCAAAATAACAtgattaaatcaaatataaaaaaaatcataaaaatgaaaaataactatttttgacAGGTCTATATAACCAtccttcattattattttctataaatttaaaaatacaactgcatttcTAGTAAATAAGTCAACATAATTAAGAAGTAtagtgattattaaaatgtattctaaaatgtCTAACTTCATTAAGTATCACCATGGCTCACCTTTCTGTCTAAGTGTTTATTTAATCTTTCCAGGGCTTCTGTCTCACCACCCTTCCATACATGTGAGCTGTCACCCTGAGTCTTAAAACCCAGCTCCTCAAGAGAGGGTACGCCATAACGTTCATCATGATTTTCTGAGATTTGCGTCGGACACCTGGTCATCTGTTCTTGAGTGATAGTCGGCAATGGTTTCCTAGGAAGTTCGAGCCTGTTCACAATGGCTTGAAATCTCTTGAAAGTGAGAGGGGGGCTGTGGTTGTTCATTTCTATGATCCTGAGAGAGAAGCAAAAACATGTTTCAGATTTCCTAAAAGCAGCTATTTTCACTCCAAGGTTGAATATTAATAGAACTCAGAAGGAGAAATGTCTTCATTTTAAACCAGTTTGGTTTGATCTTGTTGACTGAGTGTTCAGAGCGTTTTATGGtagataataaataattttcaaaaggCATCACCAAGTTCATTTCCAGTAAAAGTTTGAGCGAACTGATAGGGCTGTCAGAGACCcaatgtgttttatgtatgtgGATTACACAATAACAACATTTagtaaaaaacacatgcattttcttctttctttttgaaaAGGAATATATTAATTAAGCaaggaaatatttaatattacaaatgctgttcttttcatcaaagtatcctgaaaatcacagtgtatcatggtttccactaaaatattgaacagcacaactgttttctttattggtaataataaatgtttattgagcaccaaatcagcatactggaatgatttctgaagaatcatgtgacactgaaaaccaaaaattcagctttgccatcacaggaacaaatttaaattcttaaaatacattttaaaatatattcaaaaagaaaacagttatttcaatttgtaataatatttcacaacattgaaGTTTTACCTATTTTCTACAGATAAattgagcataaaagactttttcaaaaacattcctACCTAAAAtcacaaacttttaaacggtagtgtaaattaaatacacattatttaatttaattattaaaagtaaaatactaGCCTATGAGGTGGGATCAGTACAAATCTGaactactggaaaaaaaaaaaaaaaacaacaacaacttgttGCCCTGATTGACATCAATACAACCTTGTTTGATTATAGGACATACCAGTTCTAGAACATTCTATAACACCGATCGGTTTTAAATAACCTGAGGTTGCCTGGCAAAAAGCCCAATTTTATTCATGAGGAAACAAGGTCATTAAAGTATAGTCATATTCGATCAGTTAGGAAAGTAGTTAGGGAAAGGTAACATTTCCCCACATTCTCCAAATGCAAGCACATATGCCTGTCTGCCTCTGAGAGACTCAAAGAGAGGAGCTAATAGTCTCAGTGGCTCCTCTACGAGAGAAACAGCCTTAACACAGCCTGTCCCTTATTTATAGTCCTGATCTTATACAACTCCTGCCTATATCCGTCAGGGATGGAGCCCCTGCCATTGGCTGGTTTTCTCAGCACGGTGTGGAATCAGGGGCACGCGCGTGCTGGTCAGGAAACGCCTGGCACTCTCTTGCACATGTTTGCAGTGGTGACTTGCATGCTGAGCTATTTCACCCTCCCACCCACAGCACATGTTTCACCGTGTGACCGCCAGAGCCGCTTTCCACCATCAGATGGCAGCAGCGAGTCTCATGTTGTCCAGGAGAGCGACAGACGTCATAAGCACACCGCACATGCATTCACACACGCTTATGCTTGCAAGCTCATTCTCTTCCCCTCTGAATGAGACGTAGAGTCTGGGCGCATCACCAACATCCATCCCATTTATGTAACCCACGCAAAAGGCCACTTGTTTTACATTACACGTCAGAAGTAGTGGTATCTGCAAGATGATCTGAGAAGGGCAGAGTCATTCTCTCCTGTTTGGTAATACTCAGAAAAGACATGAGAAAGAGAATGTGAGTTGCACATAAACAAAAGTGCAAGCCAGGGTCACGGTACTGCTTAGTTCATTGTTATGTCACATTATGCTAAAAGTGCTGGCAAAGTTTACTGAGGAATCTAGTCAATGATTAGGGAATGTTGCCCTATGACTGCACTAACAAGGAGGTTTTTCTCTCTGGCCCAGTAATTCAGATTTGTATCTGTCCtacacacaaaaatttttttcACTGTCcctaatacaattttttttttaatttgaactttatGTAAGTAAATTGtatcagtttttatatttcattaatgtttaaaGTTTTCCTAAACTatttgtcaaaaaacaaacaaacaaacaaaacaaaaatacatccataaatatattttccataaataaatacaacttgtaaaagctggaaaaaaatatatgtataatttgttgttaattaatatgtataattttgttgttattaacaatttgtattaaaatctaagtataaataatactataatatatttacatgtacacgCACACAAGTTTCCAACAATACATTTCTAGCTAAATAATAGCTGGAAATAATACTCCTATGCAATTACATGAAAGCTATGAATTTGGTTAAAAAAAGGGTTTCATACTAATAAATCACTTATACTTTACTTATAACTTCACAAGTATGGATGTCAATCAAACCAATTAACACATAACCATGACTGAAATTGTTTTCAACTGAtagtaaaaaagttaaatgagCAAACCAAAAGATTTGTGcatatttcagtaataatatcTATGCAGAAAAAAGAGCCAACAGCACACATAACGTGTTGCCTACCTAGCCTGATGGGAGAAAGGTGCATGAGTAATGAACAAAAGATGAATTTCTGAaattatataatatcaaataataactGCCCTATCAGGAAATGTTAATGAATTTTAGATTAGTTTCTCCAATAATGCTTATATAACGCCTGGTCATTAACAGTCTAAAATGGCATGCAAATGTTGGAGAACATGAGAAACATGGGCGCCGTGTCAAACCCATTGCCACATttatctcaaaagaataaaaaactgaATCTCTATGATGGCAATTGAGACCTGAGTGAGTTTGGAGAGTCATATGATAAAGTGTCTCTCAATGCTGTTCGATGAGAGCACTCATTTAGCTACACTTGTGAGGGGCACGTTTCTGAAAATGTGATGTGAGGGGTGATGCAGTAAAAGAATAAATTGGTATttctaaatattacaatattttacaaaacCGTACTCTTAAGCTTATCAGGTCTGTGAGGGAAATAATAATTTCACTATTTGTATTGATTTGTCCGAACTCAGAATGCTTTAAGAATGTAATTATGCACCAAATTTCAAAACAGACTAAACAGGGCAATAACAATAAACATACGTTTCAGTTTTGAAAAACTGTATGTTTTGTGACATTGATATCAATGTAATCTCACCATGGCTGATTCCTGATTTATGTAAATTACTGTTCAAAATCTtgaggtcagcaagattttttttaaagaaattaatatttattcaagcaaatgatcaaaactgaagaagacctttataatgttaacaaagattcccatttcaaataaattatattttcttttttttttcttttttctattcatcTAATAATCCTGAACAAAACATATTAcggtttccacaagaatattaatcagcacaactattttctacatcgataataataataaatgttgtttcttgagcatcaaatcagcatatcaaaatgatttctgaaggatcacatgacactgaagactggagtaatgatgctgaaaattcagatttgccatcacaggaatacattttaaaatacattaaagaaaacagttattttaatttgtaatatatcacaatattcaaattttactgtaattttgctcaaacaaatgcagcactggagagcgtaagagacttctttcaaaattatttgaaatagtacTGACCCTAAATTTCAAACGGTAGCGAACaattataaaaatcttaaaatacttATGAGTGGTCATGACTAGTAAAACAAGctcataaaaaatattgttaatacaCTACCTGTCAAATATTGACATGCTTGGGTGAACTTAATACAGACAGTTTTATGGACAAATAAACTGCACctataaattaatttcttaatttctaagtgtctgtgtatgtgtcaaTTTTCCACGAGCCGTATGTGAGTTCAATTCATCACCCACCTGTCTGGACTGTAGAGCGTGTGAATGTTTCGTACCGCAGTTTCCACACCGTATTCCTGTGCCATTTTAATGATGGCTGCATCTCTTTCTTTGCCATAAGGCTCAGAGTCATATTCAAATGTGAGACGTGTGACATTCCACTCCTAAAAGAGACGAGAAATCAGATATATGTTAAAGAATGatacaaatattaaaaccaaCTAGAACAACATCAAGGTGTAATATCTTTACCCCTTATTTCTAACCATGTAAAaaacagtacataaaaaaaactgttacataAAAGTGAAGGCAAATTCTTGGGAGTTAACATCATCGACAAactgctgcttttgacagaaAGCACATCTGGTGATATGATAATTTAGTGTTACATTACCAAAAAAGGCCTGAAAAGGAAAACCATTACTAATCATTTCAAAACCCTTTTACAGATCGCACAGGTAATCGACACAAAAACAGACACTGTGCCGCTCAGCTGTTCAGAAGAAGTGTACTGTAGGCGGATTCTGTGACTTCTTGGTTATACAAGTGCACTTTGAAGGGCTGGTGTGCTGGTGCCCTCACCCCTTGCATAAACAGCACTATTAACCTGCCAAAGGGTTCGTACAAGCCACTTGTCTGATGCATTTGCCGTGCTTGAGAGAGAGAAGACTGCTCCGACTGCATGAAAAGGAGATGTTTTGTAACAAACTACTCTAAAATGCTGGTGTAAATCGATCAGGAGTCAGGACTCTGATGTTTAGCTGATACTGGAGAATGTAAATGAGAAATTTAAGAGCTGTGGGATGCATTGAACTTTATTACTTTAGGTTAGGGTTTTTTTAATAGTTCCCTAAACCCAAGGATGCACAATGGTAAATAGATGATTGCCTTAGCAAGCATAGCTAGTCAACATTCATATTATTCAGGGTTCCCACaatgaatttccatgacttttccaggaaAATGAGGTATAggatttga
The DNA window shown above is from Cyprinus carpio isolate SPL01 chromosome B25, ASM1834038v1, whole genome shotgun sequence and carries:
- the LOC109066089 gene encoding cryptochrome-2-like, which encodes MVVNSVHWFRKGLRLHDNPALQEALNGADTVRCVYILDPWFAGSANVGVNIWRFLLESLEDLDTSLRKLNSRLFVVRGQPTDVFPRLFKEWNVTRLTFEYDSEPYGKERDAAIIKMAQEYGVETAVRNIHTLYSPDRIIEMNNHSPPLTFKRFQAIVNRLELPRKPLPTITQEQMTRCPTQISENHDERYGVPSLEELGFKTQGDSSHVWKGGETEALERLNKHLDRKAWVANFERPRITAQSLFASPTGLSPYLRFGCLSCRVFYYNLRELYMKLRRRSSPPLSLFGQLLWREFFYTAGTNNPNFDHMEGNPICVQIPWDHNPEALAKWAEGRTGFPWIDAIMTQLRQEGWIHHLARHAVACFLTRGDLWISWESGMKVFEELLLDADWSVNAGSWMWLSCSAFFQQFFHCYCPVGFGRRTDPTGDYIRRYIPKLKDYPNRYIYEPWNAPESVQKAANCIVGVDYPKPMINHAESSRLNIERMKQVYQQLSHYRGLSLLASVPTIQEEAEPPMSDDSQASSSTAGQASTPSPTPSTHQPTPAPSTPPNSETSTPNSSPTVTAPGAHTQRKRGRPYGLKQTEFKSQAQQPSPSSRAED